AGGACTTCAGATTGGCCGTCAACAACGCGATCCGTGCAGGCATCCAGGCGAGAGTGACATCGAGAAACGCCTTGTGTAGAATCGCGTACAAGGATTTTCGTCAGGAACATCCAAGGATGTATGCCAAGCATCTGGTATCGGCGTTCGAGGTGGCTGGTGGCGTTATCAAGAACTATCGCAGGCGCGTTCGCAAAGGTGTTGCAAGCAATATCCCATATGTGAAGCGTCTCATGATGAAGGCAGAGAACCAGGCTTACAAGCTTAATCGTAAGTCCGGAGCCATAGACCTTCCAATCAGGGCTGGCTGCCATGTGAAATTGAGTATCGGTGTCAGCCATTATCATCGGAAGTACCTGGGTGACACGGCGCTCTCCCTGGGATCGCTGACCCTTCTTCCCGATAGGGTCGTAATAGCTTTCAGGAAGGGTGCTCCTGCACCGTACACCCCCGCATCGGTCCTTTCTCTCGACACCAACGAGCGCAGCCTGGACGGCGTGTTCGTCGACAGCCACTCTGAAGGAGCGGTTCCGGTTAAGGCGGAATTCCCCGACGTAGCCATCATTCAGCAGCGGTATCACGACAGGCGAAGAAGATTGCAGAAGAA
This genomic interval from Candidatus Thermoplasmatota archaeon contains the following:
- a CDS encoding transposase yields the protein MLVKGAVFRLDTDLPSEAKYLLEDFRLAVNNAIRAGIQARVTSRNALCRIAYKDFRQEHPRMYAKHLVSAFEVAGGVIKNYRRRVRKGVASNIPYVKRLMMKAENQAYKLNRKSGAIDLPIRAGCHVKLSIGVSHYHRKYLGDTALSLGSLTLLPDRVVIAFRKGAPAPYTPASVLSLDTNERSLDGVFVDSHSEGAVPVKAEFPDVAIIQQRYHDRRRRLQKKKAHDRRTSRRLCRREGTRERHRVEYRLHQVADAVLSFAEGKKSAVVLEDLTGIRYKRGKDMNRRLSLWPRRKLHQMIEYKAAWKGIPIIRVDPRYSSRKCPICGKIQDSRMGTEFTCECGWHLDRHINASINLLQTAISNGMA